In the genome of Flaviflexus ciconiae, one region contains:
- a CDS encoding asparaginase domain-containing protein — protein sequence MSKKPVVAVGALGGTIAMSAVGTGAVKPELDAEDLVAAVPELTNIADIRAHSIANVASPAIVPSHVLDALAFARRAVDDGAVGWFSPTARTLLRKRHTSLTCCGIVRSRSLSREP from the coding sequence ATGTCGAAGAAACCTGTTGTTGCTGTCGGGGCTCTCGGAGGCACGATAGCCATGTCCGCAGTTGGTACCGGCGCAGTGAAGCCGGAACTTGACGCTGAGGACCTTGTTGCTGCGGTTCCTGAACTCACCAATATTGCCGATATTCGGGCCCATTCGATCGCGAATGTTGCGTCCCCCGCGATCGTCCCATCCCATGTTCTCGACGCTCTGGCGTTTGCTCGTAGGGCCGTTGATGATGGGGCGGTGGGGTGGTTCTCACCCACGGCACGGACACTCTTGAGGAAACGGCATACTTCCTTGACCTGCTGTGGGATCGTGAGGAGCCGCTCGTTGTCACGGGAGCCATGA
- the hemB gene encoding porphobilinogen synthase encodes MISRPRRLRTTPAMRSMVKETGFTAGNLVLPMFVREGLEAPEPIGSMPGVYQHTLESLKVAAREAVDAGVGGIMLFGVPAHHDAVGSAGVDPEGILNVGLKALRDEIGDEAVIIADLCLDEFTDHGHCGVLAEDGTVDNDATLEIYREMAVIQAKSGAHMLGLSGMMDGQVAACREALDEADFANVSILAYSAKYASAYYGPFREAVDSQLKGDRRTYQMDVANRTEGLREALLDIEEGADVVMVKPAGSYLDVLADVAEASTVPVAAYQVSGEYAMIEAAAERGWLDRDRTIMESVSAIARAGATIICTYWATELARKVNHG; translated from the coding sequence GTGATTTCTCGTCCGCGCCGCCTGCGCACCACACCTGCCATGAGGTCCATGGTGAAAGAAACCGGTTTCACGGCCGGCAACCTGGTCCTGCCCATGTTTGTCCGCGAAGGGCTCGAGGCCCCGGAGCCGATCGGCTCCATGCCGGGCGTCTACCAGCACACCCTGGAGTCGCTGAAGGTAGCGGCACGCGAGGCCGTTGATGCTGGAGTTGGCGGCATCATGCTGTTCGGGGTACCTGCACACCACGACGCCGTTGGTTCGGCAGGCGTTGATCCCGAGGGGATCCTCAATGTTGGTTTGAAGGCGCTCAGGGACGAGATCGGTGACGAAGCCGTAATCATCGCCGACCTGTGCTTGGACGAGTTCACGGATCACGGTCACTGCGGTGTTCTTGCCGAAGACGGCACCGTGGATAACGATGCGACTCTCGAGATTTATCGGGAAATGGCAGTCATCCAGGCGAAGTCCGGGGCTCACATGCTGGGTCTATCGGGAATGATGGATGGTCAGGTCGCGGCGTGCCGGGAGGCACTCGACGAGGCCGATTTCGCAAACGTATCGATCCTCGCCTACTCCGCGAAGTACGCGTCGGCCTACTACGGTCCGTTCCGCGAGGCCGTTGATTCTCAGCTCAAGGGCGACCGCCGCACTTATCAGATGGACGTGGCGAACCGGACCGAGGGCTTGCGGGAAGCTCTTCTCGATATCGAGGAGGGCGCCGACGTCGTCATGGTGAAGCCAGCCGGGTCCTACCTGGATGTGCTGGCCGACGTTGCCGAGGCTTCCACGGTTCCGGTAGCCGCCTACCAGGTGTCCGGCGAGTACGCGATGATCGAGGCGGCTGCCGAACGTGGCTGGCTGGACCGGGACCGCACCATCATGGAATCTGTTTCTGCTATTGCGCGAGCGGGCGCAACGATTATTTGTACGTATTGGGCGACGGAGCTCGCTAGGAAGGTGAACCATGGCTGA
- a CDS encoding asparaginase domain-containing protein: MVLTHGTDTLEETAYFLDLLWDREEPLVVTGAMRSPNLPGTDGPANLLSAVVAASSEEARGLGVLVVLDDTVHLARLVSKTHSTGVWTFQSPGWGPVGRIAERKLRLMLKPARMFDPLPVPSADPLHIPIVQSPWADDGMWVTAIASNNPRALVIEASGVGHLSEATADACEQLMKDGLLVAMVTRTGSGTTLEHSYGYPGSEEDLIERGIIPGDSLLAVSSASCFTYS; encoded by the coding sequence GTGGTTCTCACCCACGGCACGGACACTCTTGAGGAAACGGCATACTTCCTTGACCTGCTGTGGGATCGTGAGGAGCCGCTCGTTGTCACGGGAGCCATGAGGAGCCCCAACCTCCCGGGAACTGACGGTCCAGCAAACCTACTATCCGCTGTAGTTGCTGCTTCTTCCGAAGAAGCACGAGGCTTGGGGGTGCTGGTTGTCCTGGACGATACCGTTCACCTCGCCAGGCTCGTGTCGAAAACACACTCGACCGGAGTGTGGACTTTCCAGTCGCCCGGGTGGGGGCCGGTGGGCAGGATCGCGGAACGCAAGCTACGACTCATGCTGAAGCCAGCGAGAATGTTTGATCCGCTACCCGTGCCTTCCGCGGACCCACTGCACATCCCAATCGTCCAGTCCCCGTGGGCGGATGATGGAATGTGGGTGACTGCCATTGCCTCGAATAATCCCCGCGCCCTCGTTATCGAGGCTTCGGGTGTCGGCCATCTATCGGAGGCTACTGCCGATGCGTGCGAGCAGCTCATGAAGGACGGTCTCCTTGTTGCGATGGTGACGCGAACGGGAAGCGGAACAACCCTGGAGCATTCCTACGGTTATCCGGGTTCCGAGGAGGACCTCATCGAACGCGGCATCATCCCCGGGGATTCCTTACTGGCCGTAAGCTCCGCATCCTGCTTCACGTACTCCTGA
- the hemH gene encoding ferrochelatase, translating into MPDAYLVLSYGGPNKPEDVVPFLRNATKGKGIPDERLEQVGEHYYMFGGKSPINELNDELVEHLRDELARRGNNTRVAIGNRNWEPYGNDVIKALYDDGARDILALATSAYQSYSSCRQYREDIARWMGELDLPDLTIRKVRPFWGTEGFFKAILTAVSEGLSKAAEGSRLIFVTHSIPTAMDEASGTDHELTYEKQHHALAGRVATELGVSEWDMAYCSRSGSPRTPWLEPDICDHLEELHEQGVTNVVLAPIGFISDHMEVLYDLDTEAKAKAEELGMGFVRADTVGVDPDFISQLADLLENPGETFCSETCCWAGPKSPEFPAI; encoded by the coding sequence ATGCCTGATGCCTATCTCGTGCTCTCGTACGGGGGCCCGAACAAGCCGGAAGATGTTGTTCCATTCCTGAGGAACGCAACCAAGGGCAAGGGAATCCCAGATGAACGGCTGGAGCAGGTGGGTGAGCACTACTACATGTTTGGCGGGAAGTCCCCTATCAACGAACTGAACGATGAACTCGTTGAACACCTGCGGGACGAACTGGCCAGGCGCGGCAACAACACCCGGGTAGCGATCGGTAACCGCAACTGGGAGCCCTACGGCAACGACGTCATCAAGGCCCTTTATGATGATGGTGCACGCGACATTCTCGCCCTCGCCACCTCCGCGTACCAGTCGTATTCGTCATGCCGGCAGTACCGCGAGGACATTGCCCGCTGGATGGGAGAACTTGACCTTCCCGACCTGACGATTCGCAAGGTCCGCCCGTTCTGGGGCACCGAGGGCTTCTTCAAAGCAATACTGACCGCAGTATCCGAAGGTCTATCAAAGGCCGCCGAAGGTTCGCGCCTGATCTTCGTTACCCATTCGATCCCGACCGCAATGGACGAAGCATCGGGAACCGATCACGAACTGACCTACGAAAAGCAACACCACGCACTCGCTGGCAGGGTTGCCACTGAACTTGGCGTGAGCGAATGGGACATGGCGTACTGCTCCCGTTCCGGTAGCCCCCGCACCCCGTGGCTGGAGCCCGACATTTGCGACCACCTCGAGGAACTCCATGAGCAGGGCGTGACGAACGTTGTCCTGGCCCCCATTGGCTTTATTTCTGACCACATGGAAGTCCTCTACGACCTCGACACGGAAGCAAAGGCAAAGGCCGAGGAGCTCGGCATGGGCTTTGTGCGTGCAGACACCGTTGGCGTTGACCCCGACTTTATTTCCCAGCTAGCCGACCTTCTTGAGAACCCCGGCGAAACCTTCTGCTCGGAGACCTGCTGCTGGGCAGGCCCGAAGAGCCCCGAATTCCCAGCAATCTAG
- the hemC gene encoding hydroxymethylbilane synthase, whose amino-acid sequence MHILRVGTRTSDLALAQASAAAQEIVDADPNLEGFEIVGITTKGDTDRSSLSQIGGTGLFTSAVRDALLAGECDVAIHSAKDLPAADHPELSMYFPERVSPHDVFIGHTDYRGLPYGAKIGTGSPRRAAQLRHFRKDIQVVDIRGNVPTRIARIHDDLDGVILARAGLLRLGLDEGQDLPYEVMVPAAGQGTIAIETVKGSPFEQSLERIDHATTRLEITAERTFMTILGAGCTTPVGVLGESTGKTVALHARYTGEGSKIEIRRSSNNPVKLATDLAEEFVKRGVRV is encoded by the coding sequence ATGCATATCCTGCGCGTTGGTACGAGAACATCCGATCTAGCCCTGGCTCAGGCTTCTGCCGCCGCCCAGGAGATCGTCGACGCCGATCCAAACCTTGAAGGCTTTGAGATCGTCGGAATCACGACGAAGGGCGATACCGACAGGTCGTCCCTGTCCCAGATTGGGGGAACGGGTCTTTTCACCTCCGCGGTCCGCGACGCACTTCTGGCCGGGGAATGCGATGTTGCAATTCACTCGGCAAAGGATCTGCCCGCGGCAGATCACCCCGAACTCTCCATGTACTTCCCGGAGCGGGTCAGCCCCCACGACGTGTTCATTGGACATACGGACTACCGCGGCCTGCCCTACGGAGCGAAGATCGGTACGGGGTCACCGCGCCGCGCAGCCCAGCTTCGCCACTTCCGCAAGGACATCCAGGTTGTCGATATTCGCGGCAACGTCCCGACTCGTATCGCACGTATCCACGACGATCTCGACGGCGTCATCCTGGCTCGTGCAGGCCTGCTCCGGCTCGGTCTTGATGAAGGGCAGGACCTGCCGTACGAAGTTATGGTGCCCGCCGCCGGCCAGGGCACCATTGCGATCGAGACGGTGAAGGGATCGCCCTTCGAGCAATCCCTCGAGCGCATCGATCATGCCACCACTCGCCTTGAGATCACGGCAGAACGTACGTTTATGACAATCCTCGGTGCTGGCTGCACCACCCCTGTCGGTGTTCTCGGTGAATCCACGGGCAAGACGGTTGCGCTGCATGCTCGCTACACCGGCGAGGGTTCGAAGATCGAGATCCGCCGTAGCTCCAACAATCCAGTCAAGCTGGCAACTGATCTTGCGGAGGAGTTCGTGAAGCGCGGGGTGCGGGTATGA
- a CDS encoding protoporphyrinogen/coproporphyrinogen oxidase, producing MIVIVGGGLAGLVAAHALATAGKEVTLLEARSKLGGLVASEEIGGVRFDIGAESYARRATEVTDYLHGLGLETVLPAGRSWIWNGSPIQIPANTSLGIPADPSSDEIAAIIADTERIKEDLVLDPSIGAEATTLAELVEARMGTELLEKLVRPIAGAIYSTDPANLSINPKLKADFLETGSLAKAVAKGLSGPAIASVDGGMFRLVDALAEQAEEAGAELVTGARVNSLDLTESGASVTAEIDGTSIAIDAEHIILATDIRSSQFLLEQVMDLEPFEIPQGKPTTHVSLVLDAPELDEAPRGSGLLCVQGTSRAKALTHLSSKWPWLRGVTDFHAIRVSYALNEDLSTEQALQDANQLLGTQIDREAIVGARVVRWGDALTPSTPALRSWAEAITPPKQITVTGAWRAGTGIAAVIPHALASAQSLID from the coding sequence GTGATTGTCATCGTCGGAGGCGGCCTTGCCGGCCTCGTCGCAGCCCACGCCCTTGCCACCGCGGGCAAAGAAGTCACCCTCCTGGAGGCACGGAGCAAGCTCGGCGGTCTCGTCGCCTCCGAGGAAATTGGTGGAGTCCGTTTCGACATTGGAGCTGAGTCCTACGCCCGCCGGGCCACCGAGGTTACCGACTACCTGCACGGCCTCGGACTTGAAACGGTCCTCCCCGCGGGCCGGTCCTGGATCTGGAACGGCTCCCCCATCCAGATCCCCGCAAACACGTCCCTCGGTATCCCAGCCGACCCGTCCTCCGACGAGATCGCCGCAATCATCGCCGACACCGAACGGATCAAGGAAGACCTGGTCCTAGATCCCTCCATCGGTGCAGAAGCAACGACCCTCGCCGAGCTCGTAGAGGCTCGCATGGGAACCGAGCTGCTCGAGAAGCTCGTTCGCCCCATTGCCGGAGCCATCTACTCCACCGACCCGGCCAACCTGTCGATCAACCCAAAGCTGAAGGCAGACTTCCTCGAAACGGGAAGTCTGGCAAAAGCAGTTGCGAAGGGCCTGTCGGGCCCGGCAATTGCCTCTGTCGATGGTGGCATGTTCCGCCTCGTTGACGCTCTCGCCGAACAGGCTGAGGAAGCGGGTGCCGAGCTCGTGACGGGTGCACGCGTCAACTCACTGGACCTCACCGAGAGCGGCGCCTCCGTCACCGCGGAGATCGACGGCACCTCGATTGCTATCGATGCTGAGCACATCATCCTGGCCACCGATATTCGGTCCTCCCAGTTCCTTCTGGAACAGGTCATGGACCTGGAGCCGTTCGAGATCCCGCAGGGCAAGCCGACGACGCACGTCAGCCTTGTTTTGGACGCCCCTGAGCTTGATGAGGCACCGAGGGGCTCGGGCCTTCTCTGCGTTCAGGGCACCTCTCGCGCTAAGGCGCTTACCCACCTATCTTCCAAGTGGCCGTGGCTACGAGGGGTCACGGACTTCCATGCAATCCGTGTTTCCTATGCCCTGAACGAGGACCTCTCGACGGAGCAGGCACTCCAGGACGCCAACCAGCTTCTAGGAACCCAGATCGACCGGGAAGCCATCGTCGGGGCCCGCGTGGTCCGCTGGGGAGATGCCCTGACTCCGTCAACACCTGCCCTGCGAAGCTGGGCCGAGGCCATCACCCCGCCCAAGCAGATCACCGTGACGGGCGCGTGGCGGGCAGGCACCGGCATCGCCGCCGTTATCCCCCACGCCCTCGCCTCGGCGCAGTCGCTTATCGACTAG
- a CDS encoding uroporphyrinogen-III synthase gives MKVAITRPPSPLTDGWIAVPVTSRIPIRSGIDTFAEVLETEPDGTWIAVTSPHTFKLLAARGVTVPERFRLACVGEATAKAAPWKPEFVGPPPASAESMVEAFPDGSGTILFPASAMASRTLEEGLVERGYSVDRFDIYSSEADPAGVLKLANQRADAIIVTAGSAALAIHDHWPASIELPPLIAFGEPTQRTLASAGIPAAQTSATPDRTGLEACLERI, from the coding sequence ATGAAAGTCGCGATTACGCGACCGCCCTCCCCGCTGACGGACGGCTGGATCGCCGTTCCCGTCACCTCCCGGATCCCCATCCGTTCCGGGATCGATACCTTTGCCGAAGTGCTGGAAACCGAGCCTGACGGCACGTGGATCGCGGTGACCTCCCCGCACACTTTTAAGCTACTTGCGGCCCGCGGAGTTACTGTGCCGGAGCGTTTCCGGCTGGCCTGCGTGGGCGAGGCCACTGCTAAGGCCGCACCCTGGAAACCCGAGTTCGTGGGGCCGCCGCCCGCGAGCGCCGAGTCCATGGTGGAGGCTTTCCCGGACGGTTCTGGGACCATTCTGTTCCCCGCTTCCGCCATGGCCTCCCGGACCCTGGAGGAAGGTCTCGTCGAGCGGGGCTACAGCGTCGATCGGTTCGATATTTATTCGTCGGAGGCAGATCCTGCCGGGGTTCTGAAGCTCGCGAACCAGCGGGCTGACGCGATCATTGTGACTGCGGGCAGCGCCGCCCTGGCTATTCACGATCACTGGCCAGCTTCGATTGAACTGCCTCCTCTTATTGCTTTTGGAGAGCCCACGCAGCGGACTCTCGCCTCGGCAGGTATTCCTGCCGCCCAAACTTCTGCCACCCCTGATCGCACGGGGCTGGAAGCCTGTCTGGAAAGGATTTGA
- the hemQ gene encoding hydrogen peroxide-dependent heme synthase, translated as MKQPDDQTVELINSSKIYTMWSVFATTGEISPDEREKIVADAEAAIAETGVVVRGYYDVAGLRADADLMVWWHAESIEGVQAAYHALLNSDLPITPVWSVTGLHRPAEFNKRHLPGFLLQPEAPQYLCVYPFVRSYEWYLLEESERSRILRDHGMTGAPYKDVVASTIASFGLNDYEWIVALEADQLDRIVDLMRDFRYTEARLHVRVDTPFYTGPKVTLGEWAERQPRGE; from the coding sequence ATGAAGCAGCCCGATGACCAGACAGTAGAACTGATCAACAGCTCGAAGATTTACACCATGTGGTCGGTCTTCGCCACGACCGGCGAGATCTCGCCGGACGAGCGGGAGAAGATCGTTGCCGACGCCGAGGCCGCCATTGCCGAGACTGGCGTTGTCGTGCGCGGCTACTACGACGTGGCTGGCCTCCGCGCCGATGCTGACCTCATGGTCTGGTGGCACGCCGAGTCCATCGAAGGAGTTCAGGCTGCCTACCACGCACTCCTCAATTCCGACCTGCCGATCACTCCCGTATGGTCCGTGACCGGCCTGCACCGCCCCGCCGAATTCAACAAGCGCCACCTGCCCGGGTTCCTTCTCCAGCCCGAAGCCCCGCAGTACCTGTGCGTGTATCCGTTCGTACGTTCCTACGAGTGGTACCTGCTCGAAGAGTCCGAGCGTAGCCGGATCCTCCGCGACCACGGCATGACCGGCGCACCCTACAAGGACGTTGTTGCCTCCACGATTGCTTCGTTCGGGCTCAACGACTACGAGTGGATCGTTGCCCTTGAAGCCGACCAGCTCGACCGGATCGTCGACCTCATGAGGGACTTCCGCTACACGGAAGCTCGTCTCCACGTCCGCGTGGATACCCCGTTCTACACGGGCCCCAAGGTCACGCTTGGCGAGTGGGCGGAGCGTCAGCCCCGCGGCGAGTAA
- a CDS encoding glutamyl-tRNA reductase, translating to MSFVVLTANHHDSDISDVEGLAQRGALVKQEILEREGVSGAVVLSTCNRYEVYLEADETAARDVAELLGIDHSISVFSGLDAARHLYEVASGLDSMVVGEREIVGQVRQALASARKEGTTSPLLEQTIQGALRTSREVAVKTDFSRTGRSIVAVALDMAGAVACERDQYEWEETGGPTVPATDWAGIKVLLVGTGAYAGAAVAALRERRADNVRVWSQSGRAKQFAADHGIDYSPSLDLDWPDVIVLCRGTGSPVLTADMVRDAKRTRGPLTLVDLARSKDVESEVKQIEDVTLIDLETVRKHVPAAASGDVENAQNIIAEGLARLDSDLLGRTMDPLVVAVRNAFAAELEKELRQLPASGDIPAEHAIRALQRFAAAVAYHPTVSAQKAAKEGRGEEFHRAAELVFGIDLPEPTEQALTCPRKDQPHA from the coding sequence GTGAGTTTTGTGGTCCTAACAGCGAATCACCACGATTCCGACATTTCCGACGTTGAGGGTCTTGCACAGCGCGGTGCACTGGTAAAACAGGAGATCCTGGAACGTGAGGGCGTGTCGGGTGCCGTGGTCCTTTCCACGTGCAACCGGTACGAGGTCTACCTCGAAGCCGATGAAACTGCCGCACGAGATGTCGCGGAGCTACTCGGAATCGACCACAGCATTTCAGTCTTTTCGGGTCTCGACGCTGCCCGCCACCTCTACGAAGTCGCCTCCGGTCTTGACTCCATGGTCGTTGGCGAACGCGAGATCGTCGGCCAGGTACGCCAGGCGCTTGCCTCAGCCCGCAAGGAAGGCACCACCTCCCCGCTTCTCGAGCAGACCATCCAGGGTGCACTCCGCACCTCTCGCGAGGTCGCCGTCAAGACGGACTTCTCCCGCACCGGACGTTCTATTGTCGCCGTGGCTTTGGATATGGCGGGGGCGGTTGCCTGCGAACGCGACCAATACGAGTGGGAAGAAACCGGTGGACCCACCGTTCCCGCAACCGACTGGGCCGGAATCAAGGTCCTCCTCGTTGGCACCGGCGCCTACGCCGGAGCGGCCGTTGCAGCGCTGCGGGAACGCCGTGCTGACAATGTCCGAGTCTGGTCGCAGTCCGGCAGGGCCAAACAGTTCGCCGCCGATCACGGAATTGACTACTCGCCGTCTCTCGACCTGGACTGGCCCGACGTTATTGTTCTATGCCGCGGCACAGGATCTCCGGTGCTCACTGCCGACATGGTTCGTGATGCAAAGCGGACTCGCGGCCCCCTTACCCTCGTTGACCTTGCCCGTTCCAAGGATGTTGAGTCCGAGGTGAAGCAGATCGAGGACGTCACCCTCATCGATCTTGAGACCGTGCGCAAGCACGTGCCGGCAGCCGCTAGCGGCGACGTTGAGAATGCTCAGAACATCATCGCCGAAGGTCTCGCGAGGCTCGACTCGGATCTTCTCGGTCGCACGATGGACCCGCTGGTTGTTGCCGTGCGCAATGCTTTTGCGGCCGAACTGGAGAAGGAACTTCGCCAACTTCCCGCGAGCGGAGATATTCCTGCCGAGCACGCTATCCGCGCCCTGCAACGCTTCGCGGCGGCAGTTGCCTACCATCCGACGGTTTCTGCCCAGAAGGCCGCGAAGGAAGGCCGGGGCGAAGAGTTTCATCGGGCCGCTGAACTAGTATTTGGAATTGATCTGCCAGAACCCACCGAACAGGCACTGACGTGCCCCCGAAAGGACCAACCACATGCCTGA
- the hemE gene encoding uroporphyrinogen decarboxylase, translating into MSLLVDAARGIRGERVPVWFMRQAGRSLPEYRALREGTTMLEACLRPEMAAEITMQPVRRHGVDGAVFFSDIVTPLKVAGIDVDIKPGVGPVFGTSISSKADIDNLVSHRLEDSQEIRDAVKICVEELDVPVLGFGGAPFTLAAYLVEGKPSRDHLAARALMYSDPESWDRLMTWAADITGRFLEIQIEAGASVVQLFDSWAGSLSLKTYEEKVLPYSTRALSYATVPTIHFGTGTSTLLGQMASICDVLGVDYRVPLDSVAKRIPGKPLQGNIDPALLAAPWSVLEKHIDEIIEAGKAAPAHILNLGHGVPPTTDPEVLTKIVSYVKGEL; encoded by the coding sequence GTGTCCCTCTTAGTCGATGCAGCCCGAGGTATTCGAGGCGAGCGTGTCCCCGTTTGGTTTATGCGTCAGGCGGGAAGGTCCCTTCCTGAGTACCGCGCGCTACGCGAAGGTACAACGATGCTGGAGGCCTGCCTGCGGCCGGAGATGGCGGCGGAGATCACAATGCAACCGGTACGCCGCCACGGCGTGGACGGTGCCGTGTTTTTCTCCGACATCGTCACTCCCCTCAAGGTCGCCGGTATTGATGTCGACATCAAGCCCGGCGTGGGCCCCGTGTTCGGCACATCCATCTCTTCCAAGGCCGACATCGACAATCTCGTCTCCCACAGGCTTGAGGACTCTCAGGAGATCCGGGACGCGGTCAAGATCTGCGTTGAGGAGCTCGACGTTCCCGTCCTCGGCTTCGGTGGCGCCCCCTTCACCCTCGCGGCCTACCTCGTTGAAGGTAAGCCCTCCCGCGATCACCTGGCGGCCCGCGCACTCATGTACTCCGACCCGGAATCCTGGGACCGCCTCATGACGTGGGCCGCCGACATCACCGGCCGGTTCCTGGAGATCCAGATCGAGGCCGGTGCCTCCGTCGTTCAGCTCTTTGACTCCTGGGCGGGCTCCCTGTCGCTGAAGACCTACGAAGAGAAGGTCCTCCCCTACTCGACGAGGGCACTCTCCTACGCAACGGTGCCCACCATTCACTTTGGTACGGGCACAAGCACGTTGCTGGGGCAGATGGCATCGATCTGCGATGTTCTCGGAGTCGACTACCGTGTCCCGCTCGACTCGGTTGCAAAGCGGATCCCGGGAAAGCCCCTTCAGGGCAATATCGATCCGGCTCTTCTTGCGGCCCCGTGGTCGGTTCTCGAAAAGCACATCGATGAGATCATAGAAGCAGGCAAGGCGGCGCCCGCACATATCCTTAACCTCGGCCACGGAGTTCCCCCGACAACCGATCCCGAGGTCCTGACGAAGATCGTGTCCTACGTAAAGGGCGAGCTGTGA
- a CDS encoding GntR family transcriptional regulator, with the protein MGSGPAQTQAGYAHAQIRKAIINGEFTSGDRLLQAELAKQLNISVTPVREALSRLKEEGLIESVPHRGTTVAKLNIEQAEEIYAMRKPLEPILIRRNIDSIPDEDLARAARLIDKMKATDDLLTFTAINEDFHGITMGYDNSWTSRIVQQLAGIASPYVSFSLRLYPEQIEESHRAHEAILSAAADRDVERFIELEVAHLESTLVILRKLGDRV; encoded by the coding sequence ATGGGCTCCGGGCCCGCTCAGACGCAGGCTGGCTACGCACACGCGCAGATCCGCAAGGCGATTATCAACGGAGAGTTCACGTCTGGGGACAGACTTCTGCAGGCAGAATTAGCAAAGCAACTCAATATTTCTGTTACCCCCGTCCGCGAGGCGCTTAGTCGCCTCAAGGAAGAAGGCCTTATCGAGTCTGTTCCCCACCGGGGAACTACCGTCGCGAAACTCAACATTGAGCAGGCCGAAGAGATCTATGCGATGAGGAAGCCTCTTGAGCCGATCCTTATCCGGCGCAATATTGATTCCATCCCCGATGAGGATCTGGCGCGGGCGGCCCGCCTGATTGACAAGATGAAGGCAACGGACGATCTTCTTACGTTCACGGCCATCAACGAGGACTTCCACGGAATCACGATGGGATACGACAATTCCTGGACATCCCGTATCGTCCAACAGCTGGCCGGAATCGCCTCCCCCTACGTATCTTTCTCTCTCCGCCTGTACCCGGAACAGATCGAGGAGTCCCACCGTGCCCACGAGGCAATTCTCAGCGCCGCGGCAGATCGGGATGTCGAACGCTTCATCGAACTCGAGGTCGCACACCTCGAATCCACCCTTGTCATTCTCCGCAAACTCGGCGATCGGGTGTAG